CAACAAGGCTTTATGGATGATTTCCTCGCGACGTATCGAACCTTTCCAAAGTGGTCCAAGCTCATGACTCAGAATTTGAAGCCTTTTACGCCCCTGCTCGGTAAGGTCAACCTCACGCCGATCACTATTCACCAGGTAATCAGTTTCTTCGTTGAGCTCAAAAGAAAGTGCCCAGGCCGTTTCAATAAACGCCTGCTCCTCTTCATTACCCTGAGAACCGGAAATAATCAGAGGGGTACGAGACTCATCAATCAACACTGAATCGGCTTCATCCACAAGTGCAAAATGCAGCCCTCGCAGTTGCAGCTGTGACTCTACCCGGGTGCTATGCAGTGATGCCATTTGCATTCTGATTGGTTGTTTGTGCGTCAGTTTCATCTGATCACGGAGATAATCAAACACCAGTTCTTTACCGGTGATATACACAATGTCACTCTGATACGCCGTGCGGCGCCCGGCCAGATCTATCTCATGGGTAATAACCCCTAAAGATAGTCCAAAAGACTGATAAAGCGGCTGCATTTCTTCAGCATCTCGCCCCGTCAGATAATCATTTACCGTTATTACATGGACAGGTAAACCTGCTAAAGCAGCAGAAATAACTGGCAACACCGCTGTCAGCGTTTTACCTTCTCCGGTTTTCATCTCTGCGATGCGTCCCTGCACCATGATCAAGCCACCTATTAACTGGCTATCAAAGTGACGCATACCTAGTATTCGACCAGACATCTCACGGATGATAGCAAACTGTTCTGCCAGTAAGCGGTCCTCAAATCCTTGTTGTCGAATCAAATCTCCCAACGCTCTGGCTCTGTGCAGCAACTCAGTATCGGGCCACGACTTAATCTCTTTACTTTGCAGCCTAACCGACCGTAAAAAGCGTTTCTGACGCAGCTTCATCCGCCACGGATTCAACTCAAAGTGCCCCACTAGGCGCCGTTGAAACCGTTCCAGCCAGTCAAGTTTCACTACCGGCCGTTCAGGCCTGTGGCGATAATCCGCCGGCGCATGATTAGCGGTCCTAATCATCAGAATTCCAACTCTCGTAATAACGTACGACGAATCTGACGATATATCCGAAAGCCAATAGGCTCGGGCGTGTGTTCAAAGCGGACATATACTCGCTCACCAATGCGCGACACTGGCAGGTTTTTCACCTGGATATCAAACAGGAATACCGGATCAAAAGCCTCTGGCCGGTCCTGTGATGCTGGATCAAGCGCAAACTGCCCTCCTCCATCGACTGATAACGCTGCGCTGGGCAGCTCTTTCTGCGCACTGGGAATTTCACCTACAAGCGAGGCTTCAATTGTGTCATCAAGGTTTTCAGATACTTTAACCGTGACTCCCTGCAAATCATTACGTACGGCTGCTACCTCATTCTGCCCCACCACAGCCCGAACCCGATAATCTCCCGGTTGAAGCAAATAACCGATCAATGTGCCACGAGGAATATACCGACTGTGTGGATCAACCGGCATCGCTAACTGAAATACACCATCGGCGGGACTATTCATTACCAATGCACGCTTCTCTTCTAACGCACGCGCTAACTCAGCCCTGGATTGCCGTATTTCTTCCTGAATAATACCCGCTTCGTTCTGGCGAGCACCCGCAACGGCTGTACGGTAATGAACCAACAGCTCCTTAATCCGGCCTGCCGTTTTATTCAATTGGGATTCAAGTTCTTGATTAGTACTGACTAAGAGAGGCTGACCCGCCTGCACCTCTGTTCCGGAAGAGACTTTAAGCTCTTCCAGAAAACCATTGCTACCCGCCATTAATCGTGACGACTCTGGTGCCCAGAACACACCATGAGCAAGCGTCATTCGCGGTACCGGTATAGCAAACAGTATTACTCCGACAAACCCCGTCACGACCACAGTCACAAGCGCCGACCGTCCTCTTTTTTGTACCATATTTCGATCCACAAAAAGATATTTAATTATGTTAAACAGTGGTTTAACAAACATATTATAAAGGGAGAGCATCGCCAGAAGCACACCGATAAAAAAAAGTTCGCTAGCCACAAACAGCACAATACTGATGGTAATAAATATGCGATAAATGAAACTAGTAATCGAATATATCAATAGCCAGCGAGCTTCTCCCCTGGTGTAAGCTGGTGACTCTTCATGTTCCTGGCCGAGTAAGTATCTTTTACACAGGTACGCGACCTGGCGGTTACCTCGTGATGCCAAATTGGGGATTTCAAGAAAATCAGCCAAAACATAATAAGCATCAAACCTAAGCAACGGGTTACCGTTAAAAAGCAGCGTTGAGACACCCGCAATTAACACAGTGTTAAATGCCAGACTTCGCACCAGACCAGGCTCTGAATAGACCCAAACAGCCATGGCTACAGCCGCGATAAAGGCCTCAACGGCAATACCTGCGGCCGCTACCATCATACGTGGATACTTACTACGAAAGGCCGCTGACGAGGATGCATCAACATAGGGAATCGGCATGAAAATAAGGAACATCACACCCATTTCATGTACCTCACCACCCCAGCGTTTCAAAGCATAGGCATGACCAAATTCATGTATCAGCTTCACAACAGGATATACAAGCCAGATTAAAAATAGGTTTTCAGTCGCAAACACCCGATCCGCCAGGTTATTAGTCAGTTCGTCCCAGTGATACCCTGCCTGCATCAGCGCCCAACCAATACACCAGAGCCATATTAGTCCGGTAAAAGGATTGAATAGCCAACGACTTATACCTGCAGTGCGATTCAAAAAAGGTTCAGGATCAATAAGCGGTATCTTAACTGCCAGAGGTGACTTCACCATCGCCAGCATTTTAGTTCGTCTGTCTTTTGCCCGTCGCTCCGCCGCTTCTGTAATATCAGGAATCACATCCGTCTGTATCAAATCGACACGATAAAGTTGAGATAACAGCTGAATAACTTCATCTTGTGAGGGCATATCGTCCCCCAGCTGATCTCCGGCACTGTGCCAAATTTTATCCAAATCCCGTTGACCATCCATCAAACCAATCAATGCATAAGCTTGTGGTGTAAAACGGTGATAACGGCCACTGGCATCATCCTGAATAACATACCAGACATCACCACGGTAAATATGGCGATTTATTTCAACATGTGAGCGCAAACGGGGTTTTACAGTAGCAACCCGATGCCAAAAGGGGCTAAAAAGCGAAGCTGACATCAGGGAATCCAGGCCCAAAGCTTCAGTTTCACCCACTGTATCAATGGATAGGTCCATATCCAGATCAAGCGCCTGTCATCCACTTCAACTTTAGCAACGCCCCCCATTCCCGGCCGTAACCTGGGTGAGGGGTTTAGCAGGTCAGCTTCAACCCGAAAATAATTACCGCCATCCCTTGCTTCTGTTACGGGTGTTACCCGGCTAAGAACGAAATTAAAACTTTGTTCTGGCAATGAATTAAGCACCAATTTCCCTTGCTGTCCTTCGGTGATATCCAGCATTCTATGTTCATCAATCCAGAGAATAATCCGATAGTTATCCAGCGGCGCTACTTCAAAAAGAACTTCACCCTGCCCAACAGAACTACCTAATCGCTGGCTAAGATCGCCACTAACAACCAAGCCATCAAAGGGAGCCTTCAATCGAGTTCGCTGTAATTTACTTTCAACCAGTTCCAACTCAGCCTGACTCTGTTCCAACTGCGCTTGCAGCACTTTGGCCTCAGCCCGGTCCCGTTGAGCAACCGCTTCTTCATATTGTCGTTGCAGCTTTGCTTGCTGACTCAGATAACCCAATCTTTCAAGCGTCAGATCCCGATCATCCAATCGGCTCATCTCTTCACCGAAACGCACTCTATCACCTGCTTTCGCTTGCGCATCTTCGAGGTAACCATCAAAAGGAGCCACAACCGCTCTGCGCACCTCGCCTTCTAGCTGACTATCAGCAGCCACTCGATAGGTGCCAACTGCAAAGGTAAAAAACAAGCAAATTAACGCAAAACCTATCAAGAGTAATTTACGCCCCAGGTAACCTGCTCCGAATAACCGTCCCAGCTGGGTTCGTGTAGACCGATACAGGTGCTGATACCAACTACTATCTTGCTTTTCTTTATTTCTTAATACTTCACTTGAGAGCGCAACCACACTGCCAATACGACCAACTTCGTCTTCATCAAAAGATTGTCCGACCGCTCGTTCAAGGGTCACTGCACCAAAATAATCATCTCCGCTATGTAGCGGAATGGTAAGAATATTGCCGTTGCCACCGGATTGAGAAAATTGAGCATGCTCACGCAGTACTAACTGGCTTTCGCCAACGCTGGTAAAG
The genomic region above belongs to Amphritea japonica ATCC BAA-1530 and contains:
- a CDS encoding site-2 protease family protein, which produces MDLSIDTVGETEALGLDSLMSASLFSPFWHRVATVKPRLRSHVEINRHIYRGDVWYVIQDDASGRYHRFTPQAYALIGLMDGQRDLDKIWHSAGDQLGDDMPSQDEVIQLLSQLYRVDLIQTDVIPDITEAAERRAKDRRTKMLAMVKSPLAVKIPLIDPEPFLNRTAGISRWLFNPFTGLIWLWCIGWALMQAGYHWDELTNNLADRVFATENLFLIWLVYPVVKLIHEFGHAYALKRWGGEVHEMGVMFLIFMPIPYVDASSSAAFRSKYPRMMVAAAGIAVEAFIAAVAMAVWVYSEPGLVRSLAFNTVLIAGVSTLLFNGNPLLRFDAYYVLADFLEIPNLASRGNRQVAYLCKRYLLGQEHEESPAYTRGEARWLLIYSITSFIYRIFITISIVLFVASELFFIGVLLAMLSLYNMFVKPLFNIIKYLFVDRNMVQKRGRSALVTVVVTGFVGVILFAIPVPRMTLAHGVFWAPESSRLMAGSNGFLEELKVSSGTEVQAGQPLLVSTNQELESQLNKTAGRIKELLVHYRTAVAGARQNEAGIIQEEIRQSRAELARALEEKRALVMNSPADGVFQLAMPVDPHSRYIPRGTLIGYLLQPGDYRVRAVVGQNEVAAVRNDLQGVTVKVSENLDDTIEASLVGEIPSAQKELPSAALSVDGGGQFALDPASQDRPEAFDPVFLFDIQVKNLPVSRIGERVYVRFEHTPEPIGFRIYRQIRRTLLRELEF
- a CDS encoding efflux RND transporter periplasmic adaptor subunit gives rise to the protein MQLDSESNNDQLRQAWVQFSSAESYNDYCQYWLELMCTRIGGVTMAALVLESGDAGFLPTAVWPEKSQPDDEFTALIEEGLEEAAGLVHSLASGSYGVAFPIRLDDQLVGVVALTLNVPNIVLPEVMEQIQWGSAWIELLVRRQQGKEQSEQFDRLSGAVDLLSGVLGEEKFQPSALRFVNELAAAFACDRVSFGLTKSRQTEVVALSHSAQFGKKMNLIRRLSGVMDEAILQRGVINYNFTSVGESQLVLREHAQFSQSGGNGNILTIPLHSGDDYFGAVTLERAVGQSFDEDEVGRIGSVVALSSEVLRNKEKQDSSWYQHLYRSTRTQLGRLFGAGYLGRKLLLIGFALICLFFTFAVGTYRVAADSQLEGEVRRAVVAPFDGYLEDAQAKAGDRVRFGEEMSRLDDRDLTLERLGYLSQQAKLQRQYEEAVAQRDRAEAKVLQAQLEQSQAELELVESKLQRTRLKAPFDGLVVSGDLSQRLGSSVGQGEVLFEVAPLDNYRIILWIDEHRMLDITEGQQGKLVLNSLPEQSFNFVLSRVTPVTEARDGGNYFRVEADLLNPSPRLRPGMGGVAKVEVDDRRLIWIWTYPLIQWVKLKLWAWIP